One stretch of Anolis sagrei isolate rAnoSag1 chromosome 11, rAnoSag1.mat, whole genome shotgun sequence DNA includes these proteins:
- the LOC137097679 gene encoding platelet binding protein GspB-like translates to SPAANLPVSPSANLPVSSTANLSAIPTTNVPASPTTNLPTNLPASPTANLPVSPTANLPVSPTAKLSANLPIIPTANLPISPTANLPVSPSANLPISPTANLPASSTANLPVSPTGNLPTSPAANLLVSPAANLPASPTTNLPVSPTTNLPVSPTANLPVSPSANLPASPAANLPVSPTTYLPASPTANLSVNLPVSPTVNLPAIPAANLSASPTTNLPTSPTANPSANLPVSPTANLLISPTANLPVSPSANPPASPAANLPLSPTANPSANLPASPTANLLISPTANLPVSPSANPPASPAANLPISPTANPSANLPASPTANLLISPTANLPVSPSANLPASPAANLPVSPTTYLPASPTANLSVNLPVSPTANLSANLPASPTANLLISPTANLPVSPSANLSASPTTNLPTSPTANPSANLPASPTANPSANLPTSPTANPSANLPASPTANLPVSPTANLPVSPAANLPASPSANLPVSPTANPPVSPAANLPASPTANLPVSPTANLPVSPSANLPASPSANLPVSPTANPPVSPAANLPASPTTNLPTNLPASPTANLPVSPTANLPVSPTAKLSANLPIIPTANLPISPTANLPVSPSANLPISPTANLPASSTANLPVSPTGNLPTSPAANLLVSPAANLPASPTTNLPVSPTTNLPVSPTANLPVSPSANLPASPAANLPVSPTTYLPASPTANLSVNLPVSPTVNLPAIPAANLSASPTTNLPTSPTANPSANLPASPTANLLISPTANLPVSPSANPPASPAANLPLSPTANPSANLPASPTANLLISPTANLPVSPSANPPASPAANLPISPTANPSANLPASPTANLLISPTANLPVSPSANLPASPAANLPVSPTTYLPASPTANLSVNLPVSPTANLSANLPASPTANLLISPTANLPVSPSANLSASPTTNLPTSPTANPSANLPASPTANPSANLPTSPTANPSANLPASPTANLPVSPTANLPVSPAANLPASPSANLPVSPTANPPVSPAANLPASPTANLPVSPTANLPVSPSANLPASPSANLPVSPTANPPVSPAANLPASPSANLPVSPTANPPVSPAANLPASPTANLPVSPTANLPVSPAANLPASPSANLPVSPTANPPVSPAANLPASPTANLPVSPTANLPVSPAANLPASPSANLPVSPTANPPVSPAANLPASPTANFPTANLPVSPAANLPASPSANLPVSPTANPPVSPAANLPASPTANLPVSPTANLPVSPAANLPASPSANLPVSPTANPPVSPAANLPASPTANLPVSPTANLPVSPAANLPASPSANLPVSPTANPPVSPAANLPASPTANLPVSPTANLPVSPAANLPASPSANLPVSPTANPPVSPAANLPASPTANLPVSPTANLPVSPAANLPASPSANLPVSPTANPPVSPAANLPASPTANLPVSPTANLPVSPAANLPASPSANLPVSPTANPPVSPAANLPASPTANFPAANLPASPSANLPVSPTANPPVSPAANLPASPTANLPVSPTANLPVSPAANLPASPSANLPVSPTANPPVSPAANLPTANLPVSPAANLPTSPSANLPVSPTANPPVSPAANLPASPTANLPVSPTANLPVSPAANLPASPSANLPVSPTANPPVSPAANLPAANLPASPSANLPVSPTANPPVSPAANLPASPTANLPVSPTANLPVSPAANLPASPSANLPVSPTANPPVSPAANLPAANLPASPSANLPVSPTANPPVSPAANLPASPTANLPVSPTANLPVSPAANLPASPSANLPVSPTANPPVSPAANLPASPTANLPVSPTANLPVSPAANLPASPSANLPVSPTANPPVSPAANLPASPTANLPVSPTANLPVSPAANLPASPSANLPVSPTANPPVSPAANLPASPTANLPVSPTANLPVSPAANLPASPSANLPVSPTANPPVSPAANLPASPTANFPAANLPTSPSANLPVSPTANPPVSPAANLPASPTANLPVSPTANLPVSPAANLPASPSANLPISPTTYLPVSPTANLLISTTTNLPASPSANLPVSPTANPPASPAANLPTLVLCDMMVPTSSLFPVTARARLPK, encoded by the exons agtcccGCCGCCAACCTGCCCGTCAGTCCCTCTGCCAATTTGCCCGTTAGTTCCACCGCCAACCTGTCCGCCATTCCTACCACCAACGTGCCCGCCAGTCCCACCACTAACCTGCCCACCAACCTGCCTGCCAGTCCCACCGCTAACTTGCCcgtcagtcccaccgccaaccttcctgtcagtcccaccgccaaaCTCTCCGCCAACCTGCCCATCATTCCCACCGCTAACTTGCCcatcagtcccaccgccaaccttcctgtcagtcccTCCGCCAACTTGCCCAttagtcccaccgccaacctgcccgccagtTCCACCGCCAACCTGCCCGTCAGTCCCACCGGCAACCTGCCCACCAGTCCTGCCGCCAACCTGCTCGTCAGTCCTGCTgccaacctgcccgccagtcccaCCACCAACCTGCCCGTCAGTCCCACCACTAACTTGCCcgtcagtcccaccgccaaccttcctgtcagtcccTCTGCCAACCTGCCCGCAAGTCCCGCCGCCAACTTGCCTGTCAGTCCCACCACCTACCTGCCTgccagtcccaccgccaacctctCCGTCAACCTGCCTGTCAGTCCCACTGTCAACCTGCCCGCCATTCCCGCCGCCAACCTGTCTGCCAGTCCTACCACCAACCTGCCCaccagtcccaccgccaacccctCCGCCAACCTGCCTGTCAGTCCCACCGCTAACTTGCTcatcagtcccaccgccaaccttcctgtcagtccTTCTGCCAACCCGCCTGCCAGTCCTGCCGCCAACTTACCcctcagtcccaccgccaacccctCCGCCAACCTGCCTGCCAGTCCCACCGCTAACTTGCTcatcagtcccaccgccaaccttcctgtcagtcccTCTGCCAACCCGCCTGCCAGTCCTGCCGCCAACTTACCcatcagtcccaccgccaacccctCCGCCAACCTGCCTGCCAGTCCCACCGCTAACTTGCTcatcagtcccaccgccaaccttcctgtcagtcccTCTGCCAACCTGCCCGCAAGTCCCGCCGCCAACTTGCCTGTCAGTCCCACCACCTACCTGCCTgccagtcccaccgccaacctctCCGTCAACCTGcctgtcagtcccaccgccaacctctCCGCCAACCTGCCTGCCAGTCCCACCGCTAACTTGCTcatcagtcccaccgccaaccttcctgtcagtcccTCTGCCAACCTGTCTGCCAGTCCTACCACCAACCTGCCCaccagtcccaccgccaacccctccgccaacctgcccgccagtcccaccgccaacccctCCGCCAACCTGCCCaccagtcccaccgccaacccctccgccaacctgcccgccagtcccaccgctaatttgcctgtcagtcccaccgccaaccttcctgtcagtcccgccgccaacctgcccgccagtcccTCCGCCAACTTGCCCgttagtcccaccgccaacccgcctgtcagtcccgccgccaacctgcccgccagtcccaccgctaatttgcctgtcagtcccaccgccaaccttcctgtcagtccctctgccaacctgcccgccagtcccTCCGCCAACTTGCCCgttagtcccaccgccaacccgcctgtcagtcccgccgccaacctgcccgccagtcccaCCACTAACCTGCCCACCAACCTGCCTGCCAGTCCCACCGCTAACTTGCCcgtcagtcccaccgccaaccttcctgtcagtcccaccgccaaaCTCTCCGCCAACCTGCCCATCATTCCCACCGCTAACTTGCCcatcagtcccaccgccaaccttcctgtcagtcccTCCGCCAACTTGCCCAttagtcccaccgccaacctgcccgccagtTCCACCGCCAACCTGCCCGTCAGTCCCACCGGCAACCTGCCCACCAGTCCTGCCGCCAACCTGCTCGTCAGTCCTGCTgccaacctgcccgccagtcccaCCACCAACCTGCCCGTCAGTCCCACCACTAACTTGCCcgtcagtcccaccgccaaccttcctgtcagtcccTCTGCCAACCTGCCCGCAAGTCCCGCCGCCAACTTGCCTGTCAGTCCCACCACCTACCTGCCTgccagtcccaccgccaacctctCCGTCAACCTGCCTGTCAGTCCCACTGTCAACCTGCCCGCCATTCCCGCCGCCAACCTGTCTGCCAGTCCTACCACCAACCTGCCCaccagtcccaccgccaacccctCCGCCAACCTGCCTGCCAGTCCCACCGCTAACTTGCTcatcagtcccaccgccaaccttcctgtcagtccTTCTGCCAACCCGCCTGCCAGTCCTGCCGCCAACTTACCcctcagtcccaccgccaacccctCCGCCAACCTGCCTGCCAGTCCCACCGCTAACTTGCTcatcagtcccaccgccaaccttcctgtcagtcccTCTGCCAACCCGCCTGCCAGTCCTGCCGCCAACTTACCcatcagtcccaccgccaacccctCCGCCAACCTGCCTGCCAGTCCCACCGCTAACTTGCTcatcagtcccaccgccaaccttcctgtcagtcccTCTGCCAACCTGCCCGCAAGTCCCGCCGCCAACTTGCCTGTCAGTCCCACCACCTACCTGCCTgccagtcccaccgccaacctctCCGTCAACCTGcctgtcagtcccaccgccaacctctCCGCCAACCTGCCTGCCAGTCCCACCGCTAACTTGCTcatcagtcccaccgccaaccttcctgtcagtcccTCTGCCAACCTGTCTGCCAGTCCTACCACCAACCTGCCCaccagtcccaccgccaacccctccgccaacctgcccgccagtcccaccgccaacccctCCGCCAACCTGCCCaccagtcccaccgccaacccctccgccaacctgcccgccagtcccaccgctaatttgcctgtcagtcccaccgccaaccttcctgtcagtcccgccgccaacctgcccgccagtcccTCCGCCAACTTGCCCgttagtcccaccgccaacccgcctgtcagtcccgccgccaacctgcccgccagtcccaccgctaatttgcctgtcagtcccaccgccaaccttcctgtcagtccctctgccaacctgcccgccagtcccTCCGCCAACTTGCCCgttagtcccaccgccaacccgcctgtcagtcccgccgccaacctgcccgccagtcccTCCGCCAACTTGCCCgttagtcccaccgccaacccgcctgtcagtcccgccgccaacctgcccgccagtcccaccgctaatttgcctgtcagtcccaccgccaaccttcctgtcagtcccgccgccaacctgcccgccagtcccTCCGCCAACTTGCCCgttagtcccaccgccaacccgcctgtcagtcccgccgccaacctgcccgccagtcccaccgctaatttgcctgtcagtcccaccgccaaccttcctgtcagtcccgccgccaacctgcccgccagtcccTCCGCCAACTTGCCCgttagtcccaccgccaacccgcctgtcagtcccgccgccaacctgcccgccagtcccaccgctaattt tcccaccgccaaccttcctgtcagtcccgccgccaacctgcccgccagtcccTCCGCCAACTTGCCCgttagtcccaccgccaacccgcctgtcagtcccgccgccaacctgcccgccagtcccaccgctaatttgcctgtcagtcccaccgccaaccttcctgtcagtcccgccgccaacctgcccgccagtcccTCCGCCAACTTGCCCgttagtcccaccgccaacccgcctgtcagtcccgccgccaacctgcccgccagtcccaccgctaatttgcctgtcagtcccaccgccaaccttcctgtcagtcccgccgccaacctgcccgccagtcccTCCGCCAACTTGCCCgttagtcccaccgccaacccgcctgtcagtcccgccgccaacctgcccgccagtcccaccgctaatttgcctgtcagtcccaccgccaaccttcctgtcagtcccgccgccaacctgcccgccagtcccTCCGCCAACTTGCCCgttagtcccaccgccaacccgcctgtcagtcccgccgccaacctgcccgccagtcccaccgctaatttgcctgtcagtcccaccgccaaccttcctgtcagtcccgccgccaacctgcccgccagtcccTCCGCCAACTTGCCCgttagtcccaccgccaacccgcctgtcagtcccgccgccaacctgcccgccagtcccaccgctaatttgcctgtcagtcccaccgccaaccttcctgtcagtcccgccgccaacctgcccgccagtcccTCCGCCAACTTGCCCgttagtcccaccgccaacccgcctgtcagtcccgccgccaacctgcccgccagtcccaccgctaattt tcccgccgccaacctgcccgccagtcccTCCGCCAACTTGCCCgttagtcccaccgccaacccgcctgtcagtcccgccgccaacctgcccgccagtcccaccgctaatttgcctgtcagtcccaccgccaaccttcctgtcagtcccgccgccaacctgcccgccagtcccTCCGCCAACTTGCCCgttagtcccaccgccaacccgcctgtcagtcccgccgccaacct tcccaccgccaaccttcctgtcagtcccGCCGCCAACCTGCCCACCAGTCCCTCCGCCAACTTGCCCgttagtcccaccgccaacccgcctgtcagtcccgccgccaacctgcccgccagtcccaccgctaatttgcctgtcagtcccaccgccaaccttcctgtcagtcccgccgccaacctgcccgccagtcccTCCGCCAACTTGCCCgttagtcccaccgccaacccgcctgtcagtcccgccgccaacct tcccgccgccaacctgcccgccagtcccTCCGCCAACTTGCCCgttagtcccaccgccaacccgcctgtcagtcccgccgccaacctgcccgccagtcccaccgctaatttgcctgtcagtcccaccgccaaccttcctgtcagtcccgccgccaacctgcccgccagtcccTCCGCCAACTTGCCCgttagtcccaccgccaacccgcctgtcagtcccgccgccaacct tcccgccgccaacctgcccgccagtcccTCCGCCAACTTGCCCgttagtcccaccgccaacccgcctgtcagtcccgccgccaacctgcccgccagtcccaccgctaatttgcctgtcagtcccaccgccaaccttcctgtcagtcccgccgccaacctgcccgccagtcccTCCGCCAACTTGCCCGTTAGTCCCACTGCCAACCCGCCTGTCAGTCCcgccgccaacctgcccgccagtcccaccgctaatttgcctgtcagtcccaccgccaaccttcctgtcagtcccgccgccaacctgcccgccagtcccTCCGCCAACTTGCCCgttagtcccaccgccaacccgcctgtcagtcccgccgccaacctgcccgccagtcccaccgctaatttgcctgtcagtcccaccgccaaccttcctgtcagtcccgccgccaacctgcccgccagtcccTCCGCCAACTTGCCCgttagtcccaccgccaacccgcctgtcagtcccgccgccaacctgcccgccagtcccaccgctaatttgcctgtcagtcccaccgccaaccttcctgtcagtcccgccgccaacctgcccgccagtcccTCCGCCAACTTGCCCgttagtcccaccgccaacccgcctgtcagtcccgccgccaacctgcccgccagtcccaccgctaattt tcccGCCGCCAACCTGCCCACCAGTCCCTCCGCCAACTTGCCCgttagtcccaccgccaacccgcctgtcagtcccgccgccaacctgcccgccagtcccaccgctaatttgcctgtcagtcccaccgccaaccttcctgtcagtcccgccgccaacctgcccgccagtcccTCCGCCAACCTGCCCATCAGTCCCACCACCTACCTGCCTGTCAGTCCCACTGCTAACTTGCTCATCAGTACCACCAccaacctgcccgccagtcccTCTGCCAACTTGCCCgttagtcccaccgccaacccgcCTGCCAGTCCCGCCGCCAACTTGCCCACCTTAGTATTATGTGACATGATGGTACccacttcttctctctttccggTCACAGCCCGTGCAAGGTTGCCAAAATAG